Proteins from a single region of Antechinus flavipes isolate AdamAnt ecotype Samford, QLD, Australia chromosome 2, AdamAnt_v2, whole genome shotgun sequence:
- the PELI1 gene encoding E3 ubiquitin-protein ligase pellino homolog 1: MFSPDQENHPSKSPVKYGELIVLGYNGSLPNGDRGRRKSRFALFKRPKANGVKPSTVHIACTPQAAKAISNKDQHSISYTLSRAQTVVVEYTHDSNTDMFQIGRSTESPIDFVVTDTVPGSQSNSDTQSVQSTISRFACRIICERNPPFTARIYAAGFDSSKNIFLGEKAAKWKTADGQMDGLTTNGVLVMHPRNGFTEDSKPGVWREISVCGNVFSLRETRSAQQRGKMVEIETNQLQDGSLIDLCGATLLWRTAEGLSHTPTVKHLEALRQEINAARPQCPVGFNTLAFPSMKRKDVVDEKQPWVYLNCGHVHGYHNWGNKEERDGKDRECPMCRSVGPYVPLWLGCEAGFYVDAGPPTHAFSPCGHVCSEKTTAYWSQIPLPHGTHTFHAACPFCAHQLAGEQGYIRLIFQGPLD, translated from the exons ATGTTTTCTCCTGATCAAGAAAATCATCCATCTAAGTCACCAGTTAAATATGGTGAACTCATTGTCTTAGG gTATAATGGGTCACTCCCAAATGGtgatagaggaaggagaaaaagtaggTTTGCTTTGTTTAAAAGACCTAAGGCAAATGGGGTGAAGCCCAGCACTGTGCATATTGCCTGCACCCCTCAAGCTGCAAAG gcaATAAGCAATAAGGACCAACATAGCATATCATATACTTTGTCTCGAGCTCAGACCGTGGTGGTTGAATATACTCATGACAGCAACACTGATATGTTCCAG ATTGGACGATCTACTGAAAGCCCCATTGATTTTGTGGTGACTGATACAGTTCCTGGAAGTCAAAGCAATTCTGATACACAGTCAGTGCAAAGTACTATCTCAAGATTTGCATGTAGAATCATATGTGAACGGAATCCCCCCTTTACAGCCAGGATATATGCTGCAGGATTTGACTCATCAAAGAACATCTTTCTTGGg GAAAAGGCTGCCAAGTGGAAGACTGCAGATGGACAAATGGATGGTTTGACCACAAATGGAGTTCTTGTTATGCATCCACGCAATGGTTTTACTGAAGATTCTAAACCAGGGGTATGGCGAGAAATCTCAGTATGTGGAAATGTATTCAGCCTACGTGAAACCAGATCAGCTCAGCAAAGGGGGAAAATG GTGGAAATTGAAACGAACCAGTTACAGGATGGCTCCTTGATCGATCTCTGTGGCGCCACCTTGTTGTGGCGGACGGCAGAAGGCCTTTCTCACACTCCCACGGTCAAGCATCTGGAAGCTCTGAGGCAGGAGATCAATGCTGCGCGGCCCCAGTGCCCTGTGGGGTTCAACACACTTGCTTTTCCTagtatgaaaagaaaagatgttgTCGATGAAAAGCAGCCTTGGGTGTATCTGAACTGTGGCCATGTTCATGGGTATCACAACTGGGGtaacaaagaagagagagatgggaaggaCCGGGAATGCCCCATGTGTAGATCTGTTGGCCCCTATGTCCCGCTCTGGCTTGGCTGTGAAGCTGGATTTTATGTGGACGCAGGCCCTCCGACTCACGCTTTCAGCCCTTGTGGGCATGTGTGTTCAGAGAAAACAACTGCCTACTGGTCCCAGATCCCACTTCCTCATGGCACTCACACTTTCCATGCGGCCTGCCCCTTTTGTGCACACCAGCTGGCCGGCGAGCAAGGCTACATCAGACTCATATTCCAAGGACCTCTAGACTAA